One Jannaschia sp. GRR-S6-38 genomic window carries:
- a CDS encoding FAD assembly factor SdhE yields MTEEPRVKRMRIRAWRRGIKEMDLILGGYANDRLAGLSAEGLDLFEALLGENDQDLFAWVTGQAAPPPRFAPLIRELAHRVPGTAQ; encoded by the coding sequence ATGACCGAAGAGCCCCGCGTCAAGCGCATGCGGATCCGTGCCTGGCGGCGCGGCATCAAGGAAATGGACCTGATCCTCGGCGGTTACGCGAATGACCGCCTCGCCGGGCTGAGCGCGGAGGGGCTCGATCTCTTCGAGGCGTTGCTGGGCGAGAACGACCAGGATCTCTTCGCCTGGGTGACCGGGCAGGCCGCCCCCCCGCCGCGTTTCGCGCCGCTGATCCGGGAATTGGCGCATCGCGTTCCCGGGACTGCGCAATGA
- the xth gene encoding exodeoxyribonuclease III, whose amino-acid sequence MKIATFNINGIKARAETVAAWLRDEAPDVAVLQEIKSTDEAFPRELIEDEGYELHTHGQKGFNGVALLSKTPLEDVTRGLPGDDADEQARYIEGTVIGATGAVRICGLYLPNGNPAPGPKYDYKLGWMARLEARAKELLAAEEPFLMTGDFNVIPEDRDAHRPEAWRKDALALPQSREAFRRIEWLGLTEAFRARNQQPGQYSFWDYQGGAWNRGDGIRIDHFLLSPAVADRMTDCTIQAEMRGREKPSDHVPVWLTLDI is encoded by the coding sequence ATGAAAATCGCGACGTTCAACATCAACGGAATCAAGGCCCGCGCCGAGACGGTCGCCGCCTGGCTGCGCGACGAAGCCCCCGACGTGGCCGTGCTGCAGGAGATCAAGTCGACCGACGAGGCCTTCCCGCGCGAGCTGATCGAGGATGAAGGCTACGAGCTGCACACCCACGGGCAGAAGGGCTTCAACGGCGTGGCGCTGCTGTCGAAGACGCCGCTCGAGGACGTGACGCGCGGCCTGCCGGGCGACGACGCGGACGAGCAGGCGCGCTATATCGAGGGCACGGTGATCGGCGCGACGGGCGCGGTGCGGATCTGCGGGCTCTACCTGCCCAACGGCAACCCGGCGCCGGGGCCGAAATACGACTACAAGCTGGGCTGGATGGCCCGGCTGGAGGCGCGGGCGAAGGAATTGCTCGCCGCCGAGGAGCCGTTTCTGATGACCGGTGATTTCAACGTCATCCCCGAGGATCGCGACGCCCATCGCCCCGAGGCCTGGCGCAAGGACGCGCTGGCCCTGCCGCAAAGCCGCGAGGCGTTCCGCCGGATCGAGTGGCTGGGCCTGACCGAGGCGTTCCGCGCCCGCAACCAGCAGCCGGGCCAATACAGCTTCTGGGACTACCAGGGTGGGGCCTGGAATCGCGGCGACGGCATCCGGATCGACCATTTCCTGCTCTCGCCCGCCGTGGCCGACCGGATGACCGATTGCACCATCCAGGCCGAGATGCGCGGGCGCGAAAAGCCGTCCGACCACGTCCCGGTCTGGCTGACGCTCGACATCTGA
- a CDS encoding PQQ-dependent sugar dehydrogenase, with translation MRTLTLPILAALLPMAAAAQTHSWGERNTDFPPVFPEQFRAPLTDSGVALKTEVLAGDLVHPWGIATLPDGQGWLVTERAGRMRHIAPDGTVSDPVAGTPDVLAESQGGLLDVALGPTFAEDRVIYVTYAKPVEGGSATAAAKMVLAEDLASVSEVQDIFVQEPASPTPMHYGSRIVFLPDGTAAITTGEHSRDEERPFAQDLDKTYGKVVRVNLDGTTPTDNPYVGQEGVIDTIWSYGHRNIQGAALDAEGTLWTIEHGPQGGDELNRPEPGANYGWPVISYGKRYDFREADPGGPIGIGQAVEEGMEQPVYFWDPVIAPGGMAFHSGETFADWNGDILSSSLRPGGVVRLSLNDAGLVVEEERLLMDLGRVRDVEIQPDGSFIVLTDFEDGEVIHVTPAD, from the coding sequence ATGCGAACCCTCACATTGCCGATCCTCGCCGCGCTGCTGCCCATGGCGGCCGCCGCCCAGACCCACAGCTGGGGCGAACGCAACACCGACTTCCCGCCGGTCTTTCCCGAGCAGTTCCGCGCGCCGCTGACCGATTCCGGCGTCGCGCTGAAGACCGAAGTTTTGGCCGGCGACCTCGTCCACCCCTGGGGCATCGCGACCCTGCCCGACGGCCAGGGCTGGCTGGTGACCGAGCGCGCGGGCCGGATGCGCCATATCGCGCCCGACGGCACCGTCTCGGACCCGGTCGCCGGCACGCCCGACGTCCTGGCCGAGAGCCAGGGCGGCCTGCTCGACGTGGCGCTCGGGCCGACCTTCGCCGAGGATCGCGTGATCTACGTCACCTATGCCAAGCCCGTCGAGGGCGGCAGCGCGACGGCGGCGGCGAAGATGGTGCTGGCCGAGGATCTGGCCTCCGTCTCGGAGGTGCAGGACATCTTCGTGCAGGAGCCGGCCTCGCCCACGCCGATGCATTACGGCAGCCGGATCGTCTTCCTGCCCGACGGCACCGCGGCCATCACAACCGGCGAGCACAGCCGCGACGAGGAGCGGCCCTTCGCCCAGGATCTCGACAAGACCTATGGCAAGGTGGTGCGCGTCAATCTCGACGGCACCACGCCCACGGACAATCCCTATGTTGGGCAGGAGGGCGTGATCGACACGATCTGGTCCTACGGCCATCGCAACATCCAGGGCGCGGCGCTCGACGCGGAGGGCACGCTCTGGACGATCGAGCACGGGCCACAGGGCGGCGACGAGCTCAACCGGCCCGAGCCGGGCGCAAATTACGGCTGGCCGGTGATCTCCTACGGCAAGCGCTACGATTTCCGCGAGGCCGATCCGGGCGGGCCGATCGGTATCGGCCAGGCCGTGGAGGAGGGCATGGAGCAGCCAGTCTATTTCTGGGATCCGGTCATCGCGCCGGGCGGCATGGCCTTCCATTCCGGCGAGACCTTCGCGGACTGGAACGGCGACATCCTGTCGAGCTCGCTCCGGCCCGGCGGCGTCGTGCGCCTGTCGCTCAACGACGCGGGCCTCGTCGTCGAGGAGGAGCGGCTGCTGATGGATCTGGGCCGCGTCCGCGACGTCGAGATCCAGCCCGATGGCAGCTTCATCGTGCTGACCGATTTCGAAGACGGCGAAGTGATCCACGTGACCCCGGCCGACTGA
- a CDS encoding aldo/keto reductase: MRTVPLGRDDTISEIMLGTMTFGTQTPEADAHAQIDMAIDAGVTWLDTAEMYPVNPVRAETIGQTEEIVGRWIAQGGRGRIRIATKHTGEGSHPRDGADITPESIPRAIEGSLERLQSETIDLYQFHWPNRDNYCFRRYWGYRPSGDRAAIVQNLADCVGALEREIARGTIRAFGPSNDSCWGMDQFLRLAGDGPARPVSLQNDYSLLQRQADTDLTEMMVYEEVTMLAYSPLAAGLLTGKYQNGAVPEGSRKTINSDLGGRWTDRVEPAVAAYLELARAHGIDPVHMALAWLQTRPFACSAILGATTSEQLAPALKAQDLVLSDDLVTAIDATHKAHPLPY; the protein is encoded by the coding sequence ATGCGCACCGTCCCCCTCGGCCGCGACGACACCATCTCCGAGATCATGCTGGGCACGATGACCTTCGGCACGCAGACGCCGGAGGCCGACGCCCATGCCCAGATCGACATGGCGATCGACGCCGGCGTGACCTGGCTCGACACCGCCGAGATGTACCCGGTCAACCCGGTGCGCGCCGAGACCATCGGCCAGACCGAGGAGATCGTGGGCCGGTGGATCGCGCAGGGCGGGCGCGGCCGAATCCGCATCGCCACGAAGCACACCGGCGAGGGCAGCCACCCCCGCGACGGCGCCGACATCACCCCCGAGAGCATTCCGCGCGCCATCGAGGGTAGCCTCGAGCGGCTGCAATCCGAGACCATCGACCTCTACCAATTCCACTGGCCCAACCGCGACAATTATTGCTTCCGGCGCTATTGGGGCTACCGGCCCTCGGGCGACCGGGCGGCGATCGTCCAGAACCTCGCCGACTGCGTCGGCGCGCTGGAGCGCGAGATCGCGCGCGGCACGATCCGCGCCTTCGGGCCGTCGAACGATTCCTGCTGGGGCATGGACCAGTTCCTGCGCCTGGCGGGCGACGGACCGGCGCGGCCGGTGTCGCTTCAGAACGACTATTCCCTGCTGCAGCGGCAGGCGGATACCGACCTGACCGAAATGATGGTCTACGAAGAGGTCACGATGCTGGCCTATTCGCCGCTCGCCGCGGGGCTGCTGACCGGCAAGTATCAGAACGGCGCGGTGCCCGAGGGGTCGCGCAAAACGATCAACAGTGACCTCGGCGGACGCTGGACCGACCGGGTGGAGCCGGCGGTCGCCGCCTATCTGGAGCTCGCGCGGGCGCATGGCATCGACCCGGTCCACATGGCGCTGGCCTGGCTGCAGACGCGGCCCTTCGCCTGTTCGGCCATCCTGGGTGCGACGACGTCCGAGCAACTGGCGCCTGCGCTGAAGGCGCAGGATCTCGTACTGTCCGACGACCTGGTGACCGCGATCGACGCGACCCACAAGGCGCATCCCCTGCCCTATTGA
- a CDS encoding pyridoxal phosphate-dependent aminotransferase, with protein sequence MSDSAFLSETLARVKPSPTIAVTNMARELKAQGRDVIGLGAGEPDFDTPQNIKDAAVAAIAAGKTKYTAVDGIPELKQAICDKFKRDNGLDYTPAQVSVGTGGKQILYNALMATLNPGDEVVIPAPYWVSYPDMVLLAGGTPVPVEAGIETGFKLTPEALEAAITPKTKWFIFNSPSNPTGAGYTAQELKALTNVLLDHPHVWVMTDDMYEHLVFDDFRFATPAEVEPRLYNRTLTCNGVSKAYAMTGWRIGYAAGPEKLIAAMRKVQSQSTSNPCSISQWAAVEALNGPQDFLEPNNALFKRRRDLVVAGLNACPGLDCPVPEGAFYVYPSIAGCIGKTSAGGTKIDDDETFAKALLEEEGVAVVFGAAFGLSPHFRVSYATSEDQLSAACDRIKRFCEGLS encoded by the coding sequence ATGTCTGACTCGGCTTTCCTGTCCGAAACCCTAGCCCGGGTGAAGCCCTCGCCCACCATTGCCGTCACGAACATGGCGCGCGAGCTGAAAGCGCAGGGGCGCGACGTGATCGGGCTGGGCGCGGGCGAGCCGGATTTCGACACGCCGCAGAACATCAAGGACGCCGCCGTCGCGGCCATCGCGGCGGGCAAGACGAAATACACCGCCGTCGACGGTATCCCCGAGCTGAAGCAGGCGATCTGCGACAAGTTCAAGCGTGACAACGGGCTGGATTACACGCCGGCGCAGGTCAGCGTGGGCACGGGCGGCAAGCAGATCCTCTACAACGCGCTGATGGCGACGCTCAATCCCGGCGACGAGGTGGTGATCCCGGCGCCCTACTGGGTCAGCTATCCGGACATGGTCCTTCTGGCCGGCGGCACGCCGGTGCCGGTCGAGGCCGGGATCGAGACGGGCTTCAAGCTGACCCCCGAGGCGCTGGAGGCGGCGATCACGCCGAAGACCAAGTGGTTCATCTTCAACTCGCCCTCGAACCCGACGGGCGCCGGCTACACCGCGCAGGAGCTCAAGGCGCTGACCAACGTGCTGCTGGATCATCCGCATGTCTGGGTGATGACCGACGACATGTACGAGCATCTCGTCTTCGACGATTTCCGCTTTGCCACGCCCGCCGAGGTCGAGCCGCGGCTCTATAACCGCACGCTGACCTGCAACGGGGTCTCCAAGGCCTATGCGATGACCGGCTGGCGGATCGGCTATGCCGCGGGGCCCGAGAAGCTGATCGCCGCGATGCGCAAGGTGCAGTCGCAATCGACCTCGAACCCGTGCTCGATCAGCCAATGGGCCGCGGTCGAGGCGCTGAACGGGCCGCAGGACTTCCTGGAGCCCAACAACGCGCTCTTCAAGCGCCGCCGCGACCTCGTGGTCGCGGGGCTCAATGCCTGTCCCGGCCTCGATTGCCCGGTGCCGGAAGGGGCGTTCTACGTCTATCCCTCGATCGCGGGCTGCATCGGCAAGACCAGCGCCGGCGGCACGAAGATCGACGATGACGAGACCTTCGCGAAGGCGCTGCTGGAGGAAGAGGGCGTGGCTGTCGTCTTCGGCGCGGCCTTCGGTCTGAGCCCGCATTTCCGCGTCAGCTACGCCACGTCAGAAGACCAGCTGAGCGCGGCCTGCGACCGCATCAAGCGCTTCTGCGAGGGGCTGAGCTGA
- a CDS encoding malonate--CoA ligase encodes MNPLHDALVGRHAARDAVFLHLPDGRTISYRVFERMTARFANALGARGLHPGDRLALQVEKSAEALALVFACIRAGVVFLPLNPAYTGEEVAYFVSDSGARLLICDPARAEASAPIAARCGAGLDTLSADGRGTLAEAAAQAPAVHEPAVRQGSDLAALLYTSGTTGRSKGAMLSQDNLLSNARVLAEAWRFTADDVLLHALPIFHTHGLFVATNVTLVAGGAMILLPKFDRDAMLVHLPRATAMMGVPTFYTRLLDDARFDRALAGQMRLFVSGSAPLLAETHRAFEARTGHRILERYGMTETNMNTSNPYDGDRRAGTVGPPLPGVELRIVADGAPVATGETGMIEVRGPNVFQGYWNMPDKTAEELSPDGWFTTGDLGQRDGDGYVTIVGRAKDLIISGGFNIYPKEVEAILDDCAGVLESAVVGVPHPDFGEAPVAVLVPSAEGLPDLDAVRAVVGARLARFKHPAHYEIADALPRNTMGKVKKNVLRERFASRLR; translated from the coding sequence ATGAACCCGCTCCATGATGCCCTTGTCGGACGCCACGCCGCGCGGGATGCGGTCTTCCTGCACCTGCCCGATGGCCGGACGATCTCCTATCGCGTCTTCGAGCGGATGACCGCGCGCTTCGCCAATGCTCTGGGCGCGCGGGGATTGCATCCCGGCGACCGGCTGGCGCTGCAGGTCGAGAAATCCGCCGAGGCGCTGGCGCTCGTCTTCGCCTGCATCCGCGCAGGCGTCGTCTTCCTGCCGCTGAATCCGGCCTATACCGGCGAGGAGGTCGCCTATTTCGTATCCGACAGCGGTGCGCGGCTGCTGATCTGCGACCCGGCGCGGGCGGAGGCCAGCGCGCCGATCGCCGCGCGCTGCGGCGCGGGTCTCGACACGCTGTCGGCGGATGGCCGCGGGACGCTGGCCGAGGCCGCGGCCCAGGCCCCGGCCGTACATGAACCCGCCGTCCGTCAAGGGAGCGATCTCGCGGCGCTGCTCTACACCTCGGGCACGACGGGGCGGTCGAAGGGGGCGATGCTGTCGCAGGACAACCTGCTGTCGAACGCGCGGGTCCTGGCCGAGGCTTGGCGCTTCACCGCAGACGACGTGCTGCTGCACGCGCTGCCGATCTTTCACACGCATGGCCTCTTCGTCGCGACGAATGTCACCCTGGTCGCGGGCGGCGCGATGATCCTTCTGCCGAAATTCGACCGCGACGCGATGCTCGTCCACCTGCCGCGGGCCACGGCGATGATGGGGGTGCCGACCTTCTACACGCGCCTTCTGGACGATGCCCGTTTCGACCGGGCGCTGGCGGGGCAGATGCGGCTCTTCGTGTCGGGCTCCGCGCCGCTCCTGGCCGAGACGCATCGCGCGTTCGAGGCCCGCACGGGGCATCGCATCCTCGAACGCTACGGCATGACCGAGACGAACATGAACACGTCGAACCCCTATGACGGCGACCGGCGGGCGGGGACGGTCGGCCCGCCGCTGCCGGGCGTGGAATTGCGGATCGTCGCGGATGGCGCGCCCGTGGCCACGGGCGAGACCGGGATGATCGAGGTACGGGGGCCGAACGTCTTCCAGGGCTATTGGAACATGCCCGACAAGACCGCCGAGGAGCTGTCGCCCGACGGCTGGTTCACCACCGGCGATCTGGGCCAGCGGGATGGCGACGGCTACGTCACCATCGTCGGGCGTGCGAAGGACCTGATCATCTCGGGCGGCTTCAACATCTATCCCAAGGAGGTGGAGGCCATCCTGGACGACTGCGCTGGCGTGCTGGAATCGGCCGTGGTGGGCGTCCCGCATCCCGATTTCGGGGAAGCGCCGGTCGCCGTCCTCGTGCCGTCCGCGGAGGGGCTTCCGGATCTCGACGCCGTGCGTGCCGTGGTCGGCGCGCGGCTGGCGCGGTTCAAGCATCCGGCGCATTACGAGATCGCCGATGCCCTGCCGCGCAATACGATGGGGAAGGTAAAGAAGAACGTCCTGCGCGAGCGCTTCGCGTCGCGCCTGCGCTGA
- a CDS encoding DUF1499 domain-containing protein, whose protein sequence is MIKRTFLALALGLPVAAAIGVRAAPMPAARWHIDPASGASTGNPNEFRVAPGGDMEPVRLDRAPLVVATELDAIALGEPGTEAIAGSLDEGFVTYVQRSRLIGWPDAISVKVEPDGDGARLLIWSRSRFGVSDMGVNRARVERWLDKLGASAG, encoded by the coding sequence ATGATCAAACGCACCTTTCTCGCGCTGGCGCTGGGCCTGCCCGTCGCCGCAGCCATCGGCGTCCGCGCCGCACCCATGCCGGCCGCCCGCTGGCATATCGATCCCGCTTCGGGCGCCAGCACCGGCAACCCGAATGAATTCCGCGTGGCCCCCGGGGGCGACATGGAGCCCGTGCGCCTCGACCGCGCGCCACTGGTCGTCGCGACCGAGCTCGACGCGATCGCGCTGGGCGAGCCGGGCACCGAGGCGATCGCCGGCTCGCTGGACGAGGGCTTCGTGACCTATGTCCAGCGCTCCCGCCTGATCGGCTGGCCCGACGCGATTTCGGTCAAGGTCGAGCCCGATGGCGACGGCGCGCGGCTGCTGATCTGGAGCCGCTCGCGCTTCGGCGTGTCCGACATGGGCGTGAACCGCGCCCGCGTGGAGCGCTGGCTCGACAAGCTGGGCGCGAGCGCGGGCTAG
- a CDS encoding glycerate-2-kinase family protein produces the protein MRDGLREIFEAGVARAMPGPAVTAALPGAAPDLILALGKAAIAMARPALARFPGTPCIVVTNPENAAELLGARVIAGGHPIPDAGSAEGGAALLAAAEALGAGQRALVLISGGGSALAVAPLPGVTLAEKAEVSRLLLGAGLDIRAMNLVRQNLSRLKGGGLARAIAPAEATALILSDVVGDDLAAIASGPVVPPLGDPAAARRLLEEAGLWMRIPESCRQALAAARPAPTPRSRPGWSGRTPCRWRRWRRRRPRRGSIPCRWRATWPRRRPAWRRRPAAGRG, from the coding sequence ATGCGCGACGGGCTGCGCGAGATCTTCGAGGCCGGGGTGGCCCGGGCCATGCCGGGTCCCGCGGTGACGGCTGCGCTGCCCGGCGCGGCGCCGGACCTGATCCTGGCGCTGGGCAAGGCCGCGATCGCGATGGCGCGCCCCGCGCTCGCGCGGTTTCCGGGCACGCCCTGCATCGTCGTAACCAATCCCGAGAACGCGGCGGAGCTGCTCGGCGCACGCGTCATCGCGGGCGGGCATCCGATCCCCGATGCGGGCTCGGCGGAAGGCGGCGCGGCGCTGCTGGCCGCGGCCGAGGCGCTGGGCGCGGGGCAGCGCGCGCTCGTCCTCATATCCGGCGGCGGCTCCGCGCTGGCGGTCGCGCCCTTGCCGGGCGTGACGCTGGCCGAGAAGGCGGAAGTGTCGCGCCTGCTGCTCGGCGCGGGCCTCGACATCCGGGCGATGAACTTGGTGCGCCAGAACCTGAGCCGGCTGAAGGGCGGGGGGCTCGCGCGCGCCATCGCGCCGGCGGAGGCCACGGCGCTGATCCTGTCGGACGTGGTGGGCGACGACCTCGCCGCCATCGCGTCGGGTCCGGTTGTGCCGCCGCTGGGCGACCCGGCCGCGGCGCGCCGCCTGCTCGAGGAGGCGGGCCTCTGGATGCGGATCCCGGAGAGCTGTCGCCAGGCGCTGGCCGCGGCGAGGCCCGCACCGACACCCCGGTCGAGACCCGGCTGGTCGGGTCGAACGCCTTGTCGCTGGAGGCGATGGCGGCGGCGGCGCCCGAGGCGCGGGTCGATCCCGTGCCGCTGGAGGGCGACGTGGCCGCGGCGGCGGCCCGCGTGGCGAAGGCGGCCCGCGGCGGGCCGGGGCTGA
- a CDS encoding Hint domain-containing protein translates to MTVQLRKNADQLVAAATTVSHGAANDTLKGGIARGTVILTMKGEVPVEALTAGDRVITRERGMAVIRGIETVEGPACTIRTDSLGLARPERDTTVAADQHVAVRDWRAEVLFDAGAALVPARRLCDGKQIAAFGEAEFFRLRFDTPLTVYANGLETPTGRTETGVIEILDGD, encoded by the coding sequence ATGACCGTCCAGCTCCGCAAGAACGCAGATCAGCTTGTCGCCGCCGCCACCACCGTCTCGCACGGCGCGGCCAACGACACGCTCAAGGGCGGGATCGCCCGTGGCACCGTGATTCTGACGATGAAGGGCGAGGTGCCGGTCGAGGCGCTGACGGCGGGCGACCGCGTCATCACCCGCGAGCGCGGCATGGCCGTTATCCGCGGCATCGAGACCGTCGAGGGCCCCGCCTGCACCATCCGCACCGACAGCCTGGGCCTCGCCCGGCCGGAGCGCGACACCACCGTCGCCGCCGACCAGCACGTCGCCGTGCGCGACTGGCGCGCCGAGGTCCTGTTCGACGCCGGCGCGGCCCTGGTCCCCGCGCGGCGCCTGTGCGACGGCAAGCAGATCGCGGCCTTTGGCGAGGCCGAGTTCTTCCGCCTGCGCTTCGACACGCCGCTGACGGTCTATGCCAACGGTCTGGAGACGCCCACGGGCCGCACCGAGACCGGCGTGATCGAGATCCTCGACGGCGACTGA
- a CDS encoding MOFRL family protein, with protein MAKAARGGPGLTLWGGETTVVLRGEGRGGRNQELALRVALALRDLGAPWAFLSGGTDGRDGPTDAAGAIVDDGTLARIAAAGLDVEAMLARNDSYPALRAAGDLLITGPTGTNVADLQILRVGLGAPRLAG; from the coding sequence GTGGCGAAGGCGGCCCGCGGCGGGCCGGGGCTGACGCTCTGGGGCGGGGAGACGACGGTGGTCCTGCGCGGCGAGGGGCGCGGCGGCCGCAACCAGGAACTGGCGCTGCGCGTCGCGCTGGCCCTGCGCGATCTGGGCGCGCCTTGGGCGTTCTTGTCGGGCGGCACCGACGGGCGCGACGGGCCCACCGATGCGGCGGGCGCGATCGTCGATGACGGCACGCTGGCGCGCATCGCGGCGGCAGGGCTGGACGTGGAGGCGATGCTCGCGCGCAACGACAGCTATCCCGCGCTCCGGGCCGCCGGAGATCTGCTGATCACCGGGCCCACGGGCACGAATGTCGCCGATCTTCAGATCCTGCGGGTGGGCCTTGGTGCGCCGCGTTTGGCGGGCTAG
- the tig gene encoding trigger factor, whose translation MQVTETLNDGLKRGYTIKVPAADLDAKVHEKLTEAQPGIEMKGFRKGKVPMALLRKQFGDRLMGEAMQESIDGAMTKHFEESGDRPAMQPKVEMTNEDWKPGDDVEVAMSYEALPDVPDVDFSGVAIERPVVEPAEADVQDALESLAKNAQTFETKKGAAKDGDQVVMDFVGKVDGEPFEGGAAEDYPLVLGSNSFIPGFEEQLVGVKAGEEKAVEVSFPEEYQAEHLAGKAATFDCTIKEVKKPADAKIDDEMAKQFGAEDLEGLKGQIKERLGAEYQGAARQIVKRQLLDKLDELVTFDLPPSLVEAEAQQIAHQLWHEEHPEVQGHDHDKIEPNEEHMKLAERRVRLGLLLAELGQKEEVQVTDAEMTQAIMTQARQYPGQEREFFQFIQQNQQAQQQIRAPLFEDKVIDLILDRAKVTDKPISKDELQAELEKLEDV comes from the coding sequence ATGCAGGTGACCGAGACCCTGAACGACGGCCTCAAGCGCGGCTACACCATCAAGGTTCCCGCCGCCGATCTCGACGCCAAGGTCCACGAGAAGCTGACCGAGGCGCAGCCCGGGATCGAGATGAAGGGCTTCCGCAAGGGCAAGGTGCCGATGGCGCTTCTGCGCAAGCAGTTCGGCGACCGCCTGATGGGCGAGGCGATGCAGGAAAGCATCGACGGCGCCATGACGAAGCATTTCGAGGAGTCGGGCGACCGCCCGGCCATGCAGCCGAAGGTCGAGATGACCAACGAGGACTGGAAGCCCGGCGACGATGTCGAGGTCGCCATGTCCTACGAGGCGCTGCCCGACGTGCCGGATGTCGATTTCTCCGGCGTCGCCATCGAACGCCCGGTCGTCGAGCCCGCCGAGGCCGACGTGCAGGACGCGCTCGAGAGCCTCGCCAAGAACGCGCAGACCTTCGAGACCAAGAAGGGCGCGGCCAAGGATGGCGACCAGGTCGTGATGGATTTCGTCGGCAAGGTCGATGGCGAGCCCTTCGAGGGCGGCGCGGCCGAGGATTACCCGCTGGTGCTGGGTTCGAACTCCTTCATCCCCGGCTTCGAGGAGCAGCTCGTCGGCGTGAAGGCCGGCGAGGAGAAGGCCGTCGAGGTCTCCTTCCCCGAGGAATACCAGGCCGAGCACCTGGCCGGGAAGGCCGCGACCTTCGACTGCACCATCAAGGAAGTGAAGAAGCCGGCCGACGCCAAGATCGACGACGAGATGGCCAAGCAGTTCGGTGCCGAGGATCTCGAGGGGCTGAAGGGCCAGATCAAGGAGCGCCTGGGCGCCGAGTACCAGGGCGCCGCGCGCCAGATCGTGAAGCGCCAGCTTCTCGACAAGCTCGACGAGCTGGTCACCTTCGACCTGCCCCCGAGCCTCGTCGAGGCCGAGGCCCAGCAGATCGCGCACCAGCTCTGGCACGAGGAGCACCCCGAGGTGCAGGGCCACGACCACGACAAGATCGAGCCGAACGAGGAGCACATGAAGCTGGCCGAGCGCCGCGTGCGCCTGGGCCTGCTGCTGGCCGAGCTGGGCCAGAAGGAAGAGGTGCAGGTCACCGATGCCGAGATGACCCAGGCGATCATGACTCAGGCCCGCCAATACCCGGGCCAGGAGCGCGAGTTCTTCCAGTTCATCCAGCAGAACCAGCAGGCGCAGCAGCAGATCCGTGCGCCGCTTTTCGAGGACAAGGTGATCGACCTGATCCTCGACCGCGCCAAGGTGACGGACAAGCCGATCAGCAAGGACGAGCTGCAGGCCGAGCTGGAGAAGCTCGAAGACGTCTGA
- a CDS encoding MarR family winged helix-turn-helix transcriptional regulator: MSRLEKFTPRSTPDFMSGYLDALTLVERLHRLLLDVIKDEFERLGLLEINAVQGLLLFNIGDNEVTAGELKTRGYYQGSNVSYNLKKLVEMGYMHHERCEIDRRAVRVRLTAKGREVRDAVAELFSRHAEGIRHTGVLSDAGLIEIVSTLRRVERYWAEQIRYIY; this comes from the coding sequence ATGAGCCGCCTCGAAAAATTCACGCCCCGAAGCACGCCGGATTTCATGTCCGGCTATCTCGACGCGCTCACCCTCGTCGAGCGGCTGCACCGCCTGCTGCTCGACGTCATCAAGGACGAGTTCGAGCGGTTGGGCCTCCTCGAGATCAACGCCGTGCAGGGCCTGCTGCTGTTCAATATCGGCGACAACGAGGTCACCGCGGGCGAGCTGAAGACCCGCGGCTACTACCAGGGCTCGAATGTAAGCTACAATCTCAAGAAGCTGGTCGAGATGGGCTACATGCATCACGAGCGCTGCGAGATCGACCGCCGCGCCGTGCGCGTGCGGCTGACGGCCAAGGGACGCGAGGTGCGCGACGCGGTGGCGGAGCTCTTCTCGCGCCATGCCGAGGGGATCCGGCACACCGGCGTGCTCTCCGACGCGGGCCTGATCGAGATCGTGTCCACCCTGCGCCGGGTGGAACGCTACTGGGCCGAACAGATCCGTTACATCTACTAG
- a CDS encoding helix-turn-helix domain-containing protein codes for MSDEHADTAALERDWYHPDLTTFGDRLSGARTAAGYTQAQLAENLGVKLKTIRAWEEDRAEPRANRVSMLSGVLNVSLVWLMTGTGEGPAVTLSTEQTDDELLGEVARLRREAARLTDRLALLEGRLRSRLGDEA; via the coding sequence ATGAGCGACGAGCATGCCGACACCGCAGCACTGGAACGGGATTGGTACCATCCGGACCTGACGACCTTCGGGGACCGGCTTTCGGGGGCGCGGACCGCGGCGGGGTACACGCAGGCGCAACTGGCCGAGAATCTCGGGGTGAAGCTCAAGACCATCCGCGCCTGGGAGGAGGACCGCGCCGAGCCGCGCGCCAACCGCGTGTCGATGCTGTCGGGCGTGCTGAACGTGTCGCTCGTCTGGTTGATGACGGGCACCGGCGAGGGCCCGGCGGTCACGCTCTCGACCGAGCAGACCGATGACGAGCTTCTGGGCGAGGTCGCGCGCCTGCGCCGGGAGGCGGCCCGCCTCACCGACCGCCTTGCGCTGCTGGAAGGCCGGCTGCGCAGCCGGCTCGGAGACGAGGCATGA